The stretch of DNA AATCACGCGAGGATCTACCGCGTGCGAGTGGGATTACCTGATTTGGATAAATCACAGCAAATCTGCTGACCCGTTATACCGCTTTGTACAAAAAGGAAAGGCTGGATACATTGACCAAGCAGGAAACATATTATTCCGACCAAAGCTTAATGCGTATGGAAACTACGGTGGTGAATTTCATGATGGGTTGCTAGAAGTAGGAGTCAGCGACGGCAAGTATGCAGACATATCGGGAACACTTGTCATTGATAAAGGGTTTTATCGAGGCTGGGACTTCTCTGAGGGACTTGCTGTAGCCATGCGAAAGGATGGTGAAAAATGGGGATACATTGATCGAGCTGGAAAGTTCGTGATCAGTCCACGTTTTGATACTTATCCCAAAGGATACGTTCATTCATTTTCTGATGGGTTGGCGATGATTGAGGTCGCTAAAAAATATGGCTACATCGACCACACAGGGGAGTTTGTCATTCAGCCACGATTTCTGCATGCAACAGACTTCAACGAAGGGATGGCTCGTGTGGTCGTCGAAGGCCCCTGTGTTTATATTGGCAACGGGCCTTGCCCGGACGTTCGGATGGTTGGTGAAAGTGCTCAAGGGAAAGTATCTGCCTGCAAGTTCGCCTTCATTGACAAGTCCGGCTCTATCGTCACGATTCAACGTTACGACTACGCGAAAGAGTTTTCGGAGGGACTAGCACCGGTCAAGATTGGGGAGAAGTGGGGATACATTGACAAGCAAGGGCGAACGGTAATCCCGCCCCGATTCGATGAAGCCGAACGATTCTCTGACGGACTGGCTCGCGTGCGGCAGGGCGATTTGTATGGATACGTTGATCATAAAGGTGAATATGCTGTTCAACCACAATACAAGTATGCAGATGATTTTTCAGATGGGCTTGCGGTAGTAAGTAGCAGTTGGAGCCAACAAGAATTCAGATATGAGTATTTCTATTACATCGATAAGCAAGGCAACCAAGCAATTGAAGAGAAGTTTGCTTTAGCAAGCCCTTTCTTCAAAGGGGTGGCCCATGTAAAGCTAATGCCAGACAAGAAAAGAAGCAATACCAAAGGCAATAGTGCAG from Acidobacteriota bacterium encodes:
- a CDS encoding WG repeat-containing protein; translation: MITLIITRGSTACEWDYLIWINHSKSADPLYRFVQKGKAGYIDQAGNILFRPKLNAYGNYGGEFHDGLLEVGVSDGKYADISGTLVIDKGFYRGWDFSEGLAVAMRKDGEKWGYIDRAGKFVISPRFDTYPKGYVHSFSDGLAMIEVAKKYGYIDHTGEFVIQPRFLHATDFNEGMARVVVEGPCVYIGNGPCPDVRMVGESAQGKVSACKFAFIDKSGSIVTIQRYDYAKEFSEGLAPVKIGEKWGYIDKQGRTVIPPRFDEAERFSDGLARVRQGDLYGYVDHKGEYAVQPQYKYADDFSDGLAVVSSSWSQQEFRYEYFYYIDKQGNQAIEEKFALASPFFKGVAHVKLMPDKKRSNTKGNSAEGVFAYISTTGARIFTYWGER